From the genome of Ignavibacteriales bacterium, one region includes:
- a CDS encoding PAS domain S-box protein — protein sequence MNKITISSLSHLRSNKALRIILIYSIISLLWIFFSDELVFRILSNVAAQRLISIFKGSLFVIVTALLLYKLIKNAITEVMSTQQKLRESDNRLRFALESTNDGLWDVQMKTGEVYISPRGCEILGYRPDELSEVVKVWNELVHPDDILITTERLNDHLEGRSDIFDVEQRLKMKSGDWLWILTRGKVVARDDKGNPLRMTGTHTDISKRKRAEETIKESEANLNSLINNREESIWSIDNEYNYVTFNNFFSKAYYDVFKIVLKKGMNAIELLTPELRDLWKPKYETVLSGQRIIFEFSARVGDKIHFYEVFLNPIISDGKITGATALSVDITIRKEVEDALRVSEERYRTIFESARDVIYTISTEGIITSINPAFETLSGWSIDEWINKPFGSLVHPEDLPKAYGAFQKVIAGEKIEAYEIRILSKSGKYLIGEFTPSPLIIGNKAVATLGIARDITERKRTEEALRESEEKFRTLAETTSAAIFIFKGELFGYMNTCAEKITGYKKEELLNTKFWEIVHPEYRDLIIERGLSRIREELVPPRYEFKILAKSGEERWLDFTAGLINFEGVPSGIGTAIDITERKKTEAQLIASTEQMRSLAAHLQTVREEERASIAREMHDELGQILTSLKMNITFAKRELEESDSNEKKLLVELASMNQTVDKAVTQVRKLITQLRPELIDKLGLIAALEWYSDEYEKTTKIKCRFESNQEELSLNQETDLAIFRIVQETLTNAAKHSGAKSVKIFLEKTESQLSLEITDDGKGILDEELEGKKSFGLMGMRERASLIGGSLEIYRGKEKGTIVRLVL from the coding sequence GTGAATAAGATTACAATTTCATCGCTAAGCCATCTCCGTTCGAATAAAGCTTTAAGAATTATTTTAATCTATTCTATTATTAGCCTTCTCTGGATTTTCTTTTCCGATGAATTAGTATTTAGGATCCTTTCGAATGTTGCAGCACAAAGATTAATTTCAATTTTTAAAGGATCCCTATTTGTTATTGTGACGGCTCTTCTTTTATACAAATTGATAAAAAATGCTATAACGGAAGTAATGAGCACTCAGCAAAAGTTGCGCGAGAGTGATAACCGGCTGCGTTTTGCTTTAGAGAGTACAAATGATGGTTTGTGGGATGTTCAAATGAAAACCGGTGAAGTATATATTAGTCCGCGCGGTTGTGAAATTCTTGGATATCGTCCCGATGAATTGTCGGAAGTCGTGAAAGTATGGAATGAACTTGTGCATCCTGACGATATTTTAATTACAACTGAACGGCTCAATGATCATCTGGAAGGACGTTCGGATATATTTGACGTTGAGCAGCGTTTGAAAATGAAATCCGGTGATTGGCTGTGGATTCTTACACGCGGAAAAGTAGTTGCTCGCGATGACAAAGGAAATCCACTGCGGATGACTGGAACGCATACAGATATTTCTAAACGTAAACGTGCCGAAGAAACCATCAAAGAGTCCGAAGCCAATCTGAATTCACTTATTAACAATAGGGAAGAATCAATTTGGTCAATAGACAATGAATATAATTACGTCACATTCAATAATTTTTTTAGTAAGGCATATTATGATGTATTTAAAATAGTATTAAAAAAGGGGATGAATGCCATTGAACTATTAACACCGGAATTACGGGATTTATGGAAACCAAAATATGAGACTGTGCTCTCCGGTCAACGAATCATTTTTGAATTTTCCGCTCGAGTAGGAGACAAAATTCATTTTTATGAAGTTTTTCTGAACCCGATAATTTCTGATGGCAAAATAACCGGTGCTACTGCTTTGAGTGTTGATATTACAATCCGTAAAGAGGTGGAGGATGCTCTTCGAGTCAGTGAAGAAAGATACCGTACAATTTTTGAAAGCGCGCGCGATGTTATCTACACGATCTCTACCGAAGGAATAATAACCTCAATTAATCCTGCGTTTGAAACTTTATCAGGATGGTCGATTGATGAATGGATAAATAAACCATTTGGAAGTCTTGTGCATCCAGAAGATTTACCCAAAGCGTACGGTGCTTTTCAGAAAGTGATCGCCGGCGAAAAAATTGAAGCATATGAGATACGAATTCTCTCCAAATCTGGAAAGTACTTGATCGGCGAATTTACACCATCGCCTTTAATCATAGGTAATAAAGCTGTGGCAACACTCGGAATTGCCCGTGATATTACCGAACGCAAGCGTACCGAGGAAGCACTAAGAGAAAGCGAAGAAAAGTTTCGCACACTTGCAGAAACGACTTCCGCGGCCATCTTTATCTTTAAGGGAGAATTATTCGGTTACATGAATACATGTGCGGAAAAAATCACAGGATATAAAAAAGAAGAACTTCTTAATACAAAATTCTGGGAAATTGTACACCCGGAATATCGCGATCTTATAATAGAACGCGGACTCTCCCGGATTCGTGAAGAATTAGTTCCACCTCGTTATGAATTTAAGATCTTGGCTAAATCAGGCGAAGAGAGGTGGCTTGATTTTACCGCAGGTCTAATTAATTTTGAGGGAGTGCCCTCCGGAATTGGGACGGCAATTGATATCACAGAACGAAAGAAAACAGAAGCACAATTAATAGCATCCACCGAGCAAATGAGATCGCTTGCAGCACATCTTCAAACCGTAAGAGAGGAAGAGAGAGCTTCAATTGCAAGGGAGATGCACGACGAACTCGGCCAAATTCTTACATCTTTAAAAATGAACATTACTTTTGCAAAAAGAGAATTAGAGGAAAGTGACTCGAATGAAAAAAAACTTTTGGTTGAACTCGCATCGATGAACCAGACGGTTGATAAAGCCGTAACTCAAGTTAGAAAGTTGATAACACAACTTCGCCCCGAGTTAATTGATAAACTTGGTTTAATAGCAGCTTTGGAATGGTATTCTGACGAGTATGAAAAAACGACTAAAATTAAATGTAGGTTCGAGAGCAATCAAGAAGAACTCTCATTAAATCAGGAGACTGATCTTGCAATTTTTAGAATTGTTCAAGAAACATTAACAAATGCAGCCAAGCATTCGGGGGCAAAGTCAGTCAAAATTTTTCTTGAAAAAACAGAGAGTCAACTTTCATTAGAAATCACCGATGATGGCAAGGGAATTTTAGATGAGGAATTGGAAGGGAAAAAATCATTCGGATTGATGGGGATGCGGGAACGAGCTTCTTTAATTGGGGGCAGTCTTGAAATTTACCGTGGTAAAGAAAAAGGAACGATTGTAAGGTTAGTTTTATAG
- a CDS encoding PAS domain S-box protein, which yields MTEKTKAELIKEVKRLTKENSLLNKEFEKLPTKEILEDNEANLNAIFENVDVGIILLSNGKMMHVNSTLQKMLGYSEKEFMKLSLEQIVHPHDLKSDAKFIKELAQGKRNRYQIEKRYLHKDGRIIHGRLTVSSYGDKKKDEKLIAFIEDITEQKQTLDTLAAEQRMFKVFLDMAPDYIYFKDLNSRFVKVNKALALKHGFASPELTVGKTDSDSFGKEHSTESYLDEQIIIKTGIPIIGKEEKEDWPDGRTTWALTSKMPLYDNNGKVYGIFGITRDITESKLVHDKIKESERVYRSLFESSDDGIFLTSEGIIIDCNPAVLQIFKCNREYVIGRSPADFSPQVQPDGSDSFSLANEKINLAYDGSHQKFEWQHKRPDGVLIDCEMSLKSITIEGKKLIQATMRDITNRKKSEKIREVLFEISEAAYTASDMTTLYKKIHEVVGNLMIAKNFYIALYDEKTEMISFPYMIDEYDPPYEPKKFGKGLTEYVLRKGESTLITAEIDLELRRTGEVELIGTPTSIWLGVPLKVGGKAIGVIVVQDYENERAYGEEEMQVLNFVSEQIAQVIERKRNSDAVKKYTEELKQLNATKDKFFSIIAHDLKNPFITLLGFSDLLISDFGEFTDEEKIYYITEMKKTAEVSHSLLQNLLHWSRSQTGRIEFNPQKLDLHDVISSNVELLKASAERKRIKILCTIPHPTYVSADEDMLNTIIRNLLTNSLKFTNKDGKIEIYCTQQDDSLQIYISDDGVGMSEKVKANLFRLDTTQSTFGTENEAGTGVGLILCKEFVEKHGGTISVESEVGKGSKFCITLPRSS from the coding sequence ATGACTGAGAAAACAAAAGCTGAATTAATAAAAGAAGTTAAGCGCCTCACCAAAGAAAACTCACTTCTAAATAAAGAGTTTGAAAAACTTCCTACAAAAGAAATACTTGAAGATAATGAAGCAAATTTAAATGCCATCTTTGAGAATGTCGACGTTGGAATTATCCTTTTATCCAACGGTAAGATGATGCATGTTAACTCCACTCTTCAAAAAATGCTGGGATACTCTGAAAAAGAATTTATGAAATTGTCGCTGGAACAAATTGTTCATCCGCATGATTTAAAATCCGACGCCAAATTCATTAAAGAGCTAGCCCAAGGAAAAAGAAACCGTTACCAAATTGAAAAAAGATATCTTCACAAAGATGGCAGAATTATTCATGGACGACTTACGGTCTCAAGTTATGGCGATAAGAAAAAAGATGAAAAACTTATCGCTTTCATTGAAGATATAACCGAGCAGAAGCAAACTTTAGATACCTTGGCGGCAGAGCAGAGAATGTTTAAGGTATTTTTAGATATGGCGCCGGATTATATCTATTTCAAAGACTTGAATAGCAGATTCGTCAAAGTAAACAAAGCTCTTGCATTAAAACATGGATTCGCCTCTCCGGAATTGACTGTTGGAAAGACCGACTCAGACTCCTTTGGCAAAGAACATTCTACCGAGTCGTATCTGGATGAACAAATTATTATTAAAACCGGAATTCCAATAATCGGGAAAGAAGAAAAAGAAGATTGGCCGGATGGAAGGACAACTTGGGCTTTAACATCTAAAATGCCATTGTATGATAATAATGGAAAAGTATACGGAATTTTCGGAATCACTCGCGATATAACAGAAAGTAAGCTGGTCCATGATAAAATTAAAGAGAGTGAAAGAGTCTACCGGTCACTTTTTGAAAGTTCCGACGACGGAATATTTTTAACCTCTGAAGGAATAATCATTGACTGTAATCCGGCTGTACTACAAATTTTTAAATGCAACCGCGAGTATGTAATTGGCCGTTCACCAGCCGACTTCTCACCCCAAGTTCAACCGGATGGCAGTGATTCTTTTAGTTTGGCAAATGAAAAAATAAATTTAGCATATGATGGATCGCACCAAAAATTCGAATGGCAGCACAAAAGACCAGACGGAGTATTGATTGATTGTGAAATGTCACTTAAGTCAATTACAATTGAGGGGAAAAAACTTATACAAGCTACAATGCGGGATATAACCAATAGAAAAAAATCGGAGAAAATTAGAGAAGTCCTTTTTGAAATATCTGAAGCAGCCTACACAGCTTCTGATATGACAACATTATACAAAAAAATTCATGAGGTAGTTGGCAATTTAATGATTGCCAAGAATTTCTATATAGCTCTTTACGATGAAAAAACCGAAATGATTTCCTTTCCATACATGATTGATGAATACGATCCTCCATACGAACCTAAAAAATTTGGAAAAGGTTTAACTGAATATGTCTTAAGAAAAGGAGAGTCAACTTTAATTACGGCTGAAATTGACTTGGAATTGAGAAGAACTGGTGAAGTTGAATTGATTGGAACACCAACTTCAATTTGGCTCGGTGTTCCACTTAAAGTCGGCGGTAAAGCTATCGGCGTTATAGTTGTCCAGGATTATGAGAATGAACGGGCTTACGGTGAAGAAGAAATGCAAGTATTGAATTTCGTTTCCGAACAGATTGCGCAGGTTATCGAACGGAAAAGAAATTCCGATGCTGTAAAGAAATACACAGAGGAGCTAAAACAACTTAATGCAACAAAAGATAAATTTTTTTCAATCATAGCGCATGACCTTAAAAACCCTTTTATAACACTTCTAGGATTTTCCGATTTGCTCATTTCGGATTTTGGAGAGTTTACAGACGAAGAGAAAATCTATTACATCACCGAGATGAAAAAAACTGCAGAGGTATCTCATAGTCTTTTGCAGAATTTATTACATTGGTCACGATCACAAACTGGCCGCATCGAATTTAATCCGCAAAAACTTGACTTGCACGATGTTATTTCGAGTAATGTTGAACTCCTAAAGGCATCTGCTGAAAGGAAAAGAATCAAGATTTTGTGCACTATTCCTCATCCGACTTATGTTTCTGCTGATGAAGATATGTTAAATACCATCATAAGAAACCTTCTTACAAATTCGTTAAAGTTCACAAACAAAGATGGCAAAATTGAAATTTATTGCACTCAACAAGACGATAGCCTTCAAATTTATATTTCAGATGACGGCGTAGGTATGAGTGAAAAAGTAAAAGCCAATCTTTTCCGGTTAGATACCACTCAATCAACTTTCGGTACAGAGAACGAGGCCGGGACAGGAGTAGGATTGATATTGTGCAAAGAATTTGTAGAAAAACATGGCGGCACAATTTCTGTTGAGAGCGAAGTTGGAAAAGGAAGTAAATTCTGCATTACCCTTCCAAGATCCAGCTAA
- a CDS encoding ion channel: MNHKSMDPGLGEKYLSNAGRLINHDGTFNMKRTGAGFHHKDIYQKLINLSWPRFFLLILLFYLSMNLVFALIYYFIGPGQIQGTHGRLGVDSFFDTFFFSVQTFTTVGYGGIIPIGFTTNIIAALEAMTGLLAFAIITGLLYGRFSKPSARILYSKNIIVAPYQKINALMFRIANQRNTNLMEIEAKILFSYVDFNAKDQPRRYLDLKLERTSVYFFPLNWTVVHAIDENSPLFGKTQTELESMHAEFLILVKGFDDTFSQVVHSRYSYRYNEIVWGARFIKAYSTDEQGKIIFNLQHTHEYEHVKLD, from the coding sequence ATGAATCATAAATCTATGGACCCGGGGCTTGGTGAAAAATATTTAAGCAATGCCGGACGATTAATAAATCATGACGGCACGTTCAATATGAAGCGTACAGGTGCCGGTTTTCATCACAAGGACATTTATCAAAAATTAATCAATCTTTCATGGCCAAGATTCTTTTTATTAATTCTTCTTTTCTATCTCTCGATGAATTTGGTTTTTGCTCTTATCTATTATTTCATTGGACCGGGTCAAATACAAGGAACGCATGGAAGATTAGGTGTAGATTCTTTTTTTGACACATTTTTCTTCAGTGTGCAAACATTTACAACCGTTGGATACGGCGGAATTATTCCAATCGGCTTTACAACAAATATTATTGCTGCACTTGAGGCAATGACAGGTTTACTTGCATTTGCAATAATAACCGGTTTGCTCTATGGAAGATTTTCGAAACCTTCGGCAAGAATACTTTACAGCAAGAATATAATCGTTGCTCCTTATCAGAAGATAAATGCATTGATGTTTCGGATTGCAAATCAGCGTAATACTAATTTGATGGAAATTGAAGCTAAAATTCTTTTTTCATATGTAGATTTTAATGCAAAGGATCAGCCGCGGCGTTATCTTGATCTTAAACTTGAGCGCACATCTGTCTATTTTTTCCCCCTTAATTGGACGGTTGTACATGCTATTGACGAAAACAGTCCTCTTTTTGGCAAAACCCAAACAGAGTTAGAATCAATGCATGCGGAGTTCTTGATTCTCGTAAAAGGTTTTGATGATACATTTAGCCAGGTTGTTCATTCTCGCTATTCTTACCGTTATAACGAAATCGTTTGGGGTGCACGATTTATAAAAGCGTATTCAACTGATGAACAGGGAAAGATTATTTTCAATCTTCAGCACACTCATGAATATGAACATGTTAAACTCGATTAA
- a CDS encoding aminotransferase class I/II-fold pyridoxal phosphate-dependent enzyme: MSSKLNDAFSSELFRNEGHKLIDQIADYLSNCYSRKIDKAIPWKNPDEMLRFWQEKMSAENLSFEEIIAETLNNSVHLHHPRYIGHQVAVPIPYTILSEMVSALLNAGMVIYETGETSTAMEKIVTDWLCKKIGYGEKSGGVLTSGGSLGNLTALLAARQKIIDYDVWEEGLKNGQDFIILVSEEAHYSISRAGKILGLGNGVVKVPADKDFQMDMTELNNLYNKFINENKKVIAVVASACTTSTGTYDKINEIANFCIEKKLWFHIDAAHGGGVMLSNKYKHLIAGVEKADSVVIDFHKMLLSPGLVTGVSFKNNNDSYESFAQKASYLWNKDTEQEWFNIGKRTIECTKKMMSLKIFVQLKIHGEELLREYIESRYDAAKEFADLIKINNDFELLTEPQSNIVCFRFNNGETNDEKLDDINREIRQSMLEDGKFYIVQTIAKGRVYLRTTIMNPFTDKSDFAGLLDEIKIHFKKLRK, encoded by the coding sequence ATGAGTTCAAAACTTAATGATGCCTTCAGCTCCGAACTGTTTAGAAATGAGGGTCACAAGCTTATTGACCAAATAGCGGATTATCTTTCTAATTGTTACAGCCGGAAAATTGACAAAGCGATTCCATGGAAAAATCCGGATGAAATGCTTCGATTCTGGCAAGAAAAAATGTCTGCCGAAAACTTAAGTTTTGAGGAAATAATTGCGGAAACGTTGAACAATTCGGTCCATCTTCATCATCCTCGTTATATCGGCCATCAGGTAGCGGTTCCGATACCATATACTATACTAAGTGAAATGGTTTCTGCATTGTTAAATGCCGGAATGGTTATTTATGAAACCGGAGAGACTTCAACCGCGATGGAAAAAATTGTAACCGATTGGCTTTGTAAAAAGATCGGTTATGGAGAAAAGAGCGGCGGTGTATTAACATCTGGCGGTTCTCTTGGCAACTTGACTGCATTGCTTGCGGCACGTCAAAAAATTATTGACTATGATGTTTGGGAAGAAGGATTAAAAAACGGTCAAGATTTCATAATTCTTGTTTCCGAAGAAGCGCATTACAGTATTTCAAGAGCCGGCAAAATACTGGGCTTAGGAAACGGTGTGGTAAAGGTTCCCGCTGATAAAGATTTTCAGATGGATATGACCGAACTGAATAACCTTTACAACAAATTTATTAATGAAAACAAAAAGGTTATTGCTGTTGTCGCAAGCGCCTGCACAACTTCAACCGGAACTTATGATAAGATAAATGAGATTGCGAACTTCTGCATCGAAAAAAAATTATGGTTTCATATCGATGCGGCTCATGGCGGCGGAGTGATGCTAAGCAATAAATACAAACATTTGATCGCCGGTGTAGAAAAAGCGGACTCGGTAGTAATTGATTTTCACAAAATGCTTCTTTCGCCCGGATTAGTCACCGGAGTCAGTTTCAAAAACAATAATGATTCTTACGAATCCTTTGCGCAAAAAGCCTCTTACTTATGGAATAAAGATACCGAGCAAGAATGGTTCAACATTGGAAAACGAACAATAGAATGCACGAAAAAAATGATGAGTTTGAAAATATTTGTTCAACTGAAAATACATGGCGAAGAACTTCTTAGAGAATATATCGAATCCCGTTATGACGCAGCTAAAGAATTCGCAGATCTCATAAAAATCAACAACGACTTTGAACTTCTAACTGAACCTCAGAGTAATATTGTTTGTTTTAGATTTAACAACGGCGAAACGAATGATGAAAAATTGGACGATATTAACCGAGAGATAAGGCAAAGCATGCTCGAAGATGGAAAATTTTATATCGTTCAAACAATTGCAAAAGGACGTGTCTATTTAAGAACAACAATTATGAATCCTTTTACAGACAAAAGTGATTTTGCCGGCTTGCTCGATGAGATCAAAATTCATTTCAAAAAATTAAGAAAGTAA
- a CDS encoding DUF1684 domain-containing protein has protein sequence MKKYFISFLFILFAAIFISCSSDLKEKGSAKYISGINEWHAKRVSNLKKENGWLNLAGLYWLKPGENKFGTDKTNDVIFPKGRAPAFIGSLFLKDSIVTLKVNEGVEVKNNGERVAKLELKNDTQGETVLALGSLRWFIIKRGDKYGVRLRDLESELLKTFQGIETYPINSDWKLEAKLESYNPPQKVAVPNVLGMVDTSLVAAALVFEKDGVVYKLDPIDEGKQYFVIFADETSGGETYGAGRFLYVDKADSTGKIYIDFNKAYNPPCAFTKYATCPLPPKQNHLQLKITAGEKMFHGEEH, from the coding sequence ATGAAAAAATACTTTATCAGTTTTTTATTTATTCTTTTTGCGGCAATATTTATTAGCTGCAGCTCAGATCTTAAAGAAAAGGGAAGCGCCAAATATATTTCTGGAATAAATGAATGGCATGCAAAACGGGTAAGTAATCTTAAGAAAGAAAACGGGTGGTTAAATCTCGCCGGTCTTTATTGGCTGAAACCCGGGGAGAACAAATTCGGAACCGACAAAACAAACGATGTCATTTTCCCTAAAGGAAGAGCACCCGCTTTTATTGGCTCTCTGTTTCTTAAAGATTCAATTGTGACATTAAAAGTGAATGAGGGTGTAGAAGTAAAAAATAACGGCGAAAGAGTTGCAAAACTTGAATTGAAAAATGATACTCAGGGCGAAACAGTTTTAGCTCTTGGTTCTTTAAGATGGTTTATTATCAAACGCGGTGATAAATATGGTGTACGCTTGCGAGATTTAGAAAGTGAACTACTGAAAACTTTTCAAGGAATTGAAACTTACCCGATAAATTCAGACTGGAAGCTCGAAGCAAAATTGGAATCATATAATCCACCCCAAAAAGTTGCTGTACCGAATGTTCTTGGTATGGTTGATACTTCACTAGTTGCCGCAGCGCTTGTATTTGAAAAAGACGGAGTTGTATATAAACTCGATCCAATAGATGAAGGGAAACAATACTTTGTAATTTTTGCCGATGAAACAAGCGGCGGCGAAACTTATGGCGCGGGAAGATTTTTATATGTTGATAAAGCGGATTCTACCGGAAAAATATATATTGATTTCAATAAAGCATATAATCCGCCGTGTGCTTTCACAAAATATGCTACTTGTCCATTACCGCCTAAACAAAATCATCTGCAATTGAAAATTACAGCCGGAGAAAAAATGTTTCATGGCGAAGAGCATTAA
- a CDS encoding alpha-amylase family glycosyl hydrolase: MKTVFSILLILFFSITLYCQKINVNKIEPPNWWAGMKLNKIQLMVYGENLKDVSAKFNDARVKVVRVNKTTNPSYAFIDIEIPGNIKPDNYRLTLTRGTEKTDVTFPILKRENLINRFQGFSGKDIIYLIMPDRFCNGDTSNDSIPGYSDYMNKIPGQNRAGGDIQGMINKLDYIKDLGITAIWSTPLTENNTFRSYHGYATTDFYNVDPRLGTNALYKKFVDEAHKRNLKIILDHVSNHFSDDHPWLKNPPTPNWTNGTKENHLDADHNKMVFTDPHADSSTIKHIERGWFVNSMPDINQENPFVANYIIQNTIWWMEYAGIDAIREDTYPYNNQKFMARWAKTVTDEYPTTNIVGEVWSGTPAFLAGYQKNTFLPRDFNTNLPAITDFGLRDVLIKYLTGDNNLYKIFEVLSEDYLYKNPNNLVTFADNHDLPRVMYFAKGNVDKAKIIYTLLLTTRGIPQIFYGSEIGIVGTDDHGKIREPFPGGFPNDKRDAFTQGGRTMEENDIFNFLRNLLHIRNNYPALSTGKLTHFPPEHDVYIYFRTLEKEKMMVVVNNNKSNSYADLKMMKDFISEKSKLINVITQKEVQLDSDMKLAIDGSRAEIFKIIN; the protein is encoded by the coding sequence ATGAAAACTGTTTTTTCAATCCTACTCATTTTATTTTTTTCTATAACACTCTATTGTCAAAAGATAAATGTTAACAAAATTGAACCGCCGAATTGGTGGGCCGGTATGAAATTGAACAAAATTCAATTAATGGTTTACGGTGAGAACCTTAAAGACGTTTCTGCAAAATTCAACGATGCTAGAGTGAAAGTTGTAAGAGTAAATAAAACTACAAATCCATCTTATGCCTTTATTGATATTGAAATTCCCGGCAACATTAAACCTGATAATTACCGTCTTACATTAACAAGAGGCACAGAAAAAACTGATGTAACATTTCCGATTCTCAAAAGGGAAAACCTCATAAATCGTTTTCAAGGTTTCTCGGGTAAAGATATTATTTATTTGATTATGCCGGATCGCTTTTGCAACGGCGATACTTCAAACGATTCAATCCCTGGATATTCAGATTATATGAATAAGATTCCGGGACAAAACCGTGCCGGCGGCGATATACAAGGAATGATTAACAAACTTGATTACATCAAAGACTTGGGAATCACGGCTATTTGGTCTACACCGCTTACCGAGAACAACACTTTCCGGTCTTACCACGGTTATGCAACAACCGATTTCTATAATGTCGATCCTCGGCTTGGTACGAATGCACTCTATAAGAAATTTGTTGATGAGGCGCATAAGCGTAATCTTAAAATTATTCTTGATCACGTTTCAAATCATTTCAGCGACGATCATCCGTGGCTGAAAAATCCGCCAACACCTAATTGGACAAACGGGACGAAAGAAAATCACCTTGATGCGGACCATAACAAAATGGTTTTTACAGATCCGCATGCAGACAGTTCAACAATAAAACATATTGAACGCGGCTGGTTTGTAAATTCAATGCCGGACATCAACCAGGAAAATCCATTTGTAGCTAATTATATAATTCAAAATACAATTTGGTGGATGGAGTATGCCGGTATCGACGCGATCCGGGAAGATACTTATCCTTACAACAATCAAAAATTTATGGCTCGCTGGGCCAAAACCGTAACGGATGAATATCCAACAACAAATATTGTCGGCGAGGTATGGAGCGGTACTCCGGCATTTTTAGCCGGATATCAAAAGAATACTTTTTTGCCGCGCGACTTTAACACCAACCTTCCGGCAATAACCGATTTCGGTTTGCGTGATGTTCTAATTAAATATTTAACCGGCGATAATAATCTTTACAAAATTTTTGAAGTTCTCTCGGAAGATTACTTATATAAAAACCCAAATAACTTAGTAACATTTGCAGATAATCACGATCTACCACGTGTAATGTACTTTGCAAAAGGCAATGTTGATAAAGCTAAGATCATCTATACACTTTTGTTGACCACACGAGGAATTCCGCAAATCTTTTACGGTTCCGAAATTGGAATTGTCGGAACCGACGATCATGGTAAAATACGCGAGCCGTTTCCCGGCGGATTCCCGAATGATAAACGCGATGCTTTCACGCAAGGTGGAAGAACCATGGAAGAAAATGATATTTTTAATTTTCTACGAAACTTGCTTCATATCAGAAATAATTATCCGGCACTTTCTACTGGAAAACTAACCCACTTTCCACCCGAGCATGATGTATATATTTATTTTAGAACGCTTGAAAAGGAAAAGATGATGGTTGTTGTGAACAACAATAAATCCAATAGTTACGCAGATCTGAAGATGATGAAAGATTTTATTTCCGAGAAATCTAAATTGATCAATGTAATAACTCAAAAAGAAGTTCAACTCGATTCTGATATGAAGCTCGCGATTGATGGCTCGCGAGCGGAAATTTTTAAGATCATCAATTAA